From Neomonachus schauinslandi chromosome 4, ASM220157v2, whole genome shotgun sequence:
tgatctcagggtcatgagttcaagccccatgttgggccttgagcttactacaaaaaaaaatgacGATTCCCAGGCCTGGTTGTCAAAGATTaagatttagtaggtctggggtggggtctaAGAATCTGCTGTTCCAGGAGTTCTGAAGGGAGTCCTTGGACCACACTTCCATAAAATCACTTTCCCTCAATCTCTCAGGGCTCCTTCTGCTCTGAAATTTGAGGAGTTGCTCATGCAACCCTTCTTTCTCTGGGTGTCTCGCATCATTCTAGGGGCATGAAAGAAGTCCTTATCCCTGCCTTGGTGTACCTGTGTGTTTCTGCAGTGATCACACTGCCCTGGGACAGTGTGTCCCAGTGTACGCAGCCTCCTCCAGGCTGTCCGCTGCCCAGCACAGGCCTGGTACAAAGGGGGCCATGATGGAAATGGTGGCCGAATAAGGGGCCTGTGTGGTGCAGGTAGCCACAGAGCAGTGTCAAACATGAAGGGGTGTTTCAGGTGCAGGAGGGCTCAGTTGCAGACCTCTGGCTTGGATACCTGGGCTCATGCCCTGGGTTGGATGTATAGGTGGGTCCAGCTGCTTGGGGATAAGAAGGTCTGGAGGGGACCACAGGAAGGACTGGGAGTCCCGGTCCACCGCAGAGGGCACCCCAGGAGGTGTAAGGCCCCAGCCAGTCTGCTAGGCAGAGCCCCTTCCTCAGAGCTGGCCAGTCATATTTCCAAAAGGTCAGTGGCAGAAGCCAGAGGGTCAGGTCACTCACGTCTAGTCCCCAGCTTCATCCTTCATAGATGAAGAATAACTATCATATACTGAACACTTGCCGTGCTTTGAGCTCAGGGCTAAGTGCTATATCATCCCATTACATTTCACAACAACCATACGAGGTTAGTAAAACATcactccccccccgccccttttttTACAGTTACAGGCACAGAGGCTTAGAGAGTTCACGTTACTAGCCCAGAGTCCTTCAGTTAATAAATAGTAGAAGTGGGGTTAGAACCTAGACCTGTTTTCCTCTGGagcccagttttatttttaaccatgTTACTTAGTACCCCTCAGAAGATGAAGGGCTTTTCCTAAAATACCTTCTGCCAAAGTCAGCCACAGCCAGAGAAATCCTTTTGCATCTGCTGTAGTGAAAAGAGGTGATGCTGAGTCAGGTGGTTCAGGGTTCtactcccacctctgcccctgaccttttgcatgaccttgggcaaatcatttccCTCTCTGAGTCTTAAGTGAAACtgaaatctgtgaaatgggaacaatTACACACACACTTGTTTTGAAGGTACACTAAGATGAAGACAGCCACCAACATCTACATCTTCAACCTGGCCTTGGCAGATGCACTGGCCACCAGCACGCTGCCCTTCCAGAGTGCCAAGTACCTGATGGAGACATGGCCCTTCGGGGAACTGCTCTGCAAGGCTGTGCTCTCCATTGACTACTACAATATGTTCACCAGCATCTTCACCCTCACCATGATGAGTGTTGACCGCTATATTGCCGTCTGCCACCCCGTCAAGGCCCTGGACTTCCGCACACCCGCCAAGGCCAAGCTGATCAACATCTGCATCTGGGTCCTGGCCTCGGGTGTGGGTGTCCCCATCATGGTCATGGCTGTGACCCGCCCCCGGGGTGAGTGAGGGCGGAAGTTGTGGTCCGGGGCCACTGACCACAGGAGGCAGCATGGGGGCCCCTGTGGGTTTGTAGGCCACTTGCTAGAGTAGGTGTGGGTGGTCCACACTGGTAGAGGTGTGGATTCCTGATCAATGAAAAGTGTGGCTGGCTGGCCAGTGAGAGTGTGGGGAGTCAGCCAATGGAATGTGAATGGTTGACTGTTGTGAGGATGAATGATTCATCAGTGGTCAGATGGGTTGCTGGCCAAAGGAAATGTATGAATGAGATTGTGGAGGGTTGGGCTGTGGGCATAGCTGCTGGTCAGGAGTTTGTGGATGACTGACTCAAGGGGATATAGATGGATGGCCAGTGGGGCGAGGGTGTCACTGACCAGTGAGTCATGGAGGCCATAAGAGCTGCAGTCTCATCCCAAATGCCCTTCCACCCCAGTGTAAAAACCACTGGCCCAGATGACCAAGGCAAGCCTTAGAGAATATCCTGCAGAGGACGACAGGTGCATTTGCTCAGAGTAAGAATGGTCGTTAATATAGTAGCTACCTGTATCAGTCAGGGTAGCAGCTGTAACAAGCAATCTCCAGAGTTCAGTGCTGAACAGTATagaggtttatttctcactcacagtCTAACGTGAGTCAGAGGAGAAGCTCGATTCCACAGTTCTTCAGGGACCCGGGTCCCAAACGATGGTTTTGGAATCTTCCACCGCTGGCATTTGGCCAGCAGATGAATACAGAGAAGGAGTGATGAGAGAGCATGACCAACTTTGAAATGTTATGGCCCATCCCTTCCTAGTGATAACTGGTTACATGGCCCCACCTTGACATAAGGAAGTGGGACAGGGAGTTTAGCAGGGTGCCAATGACACTCTCTGAGCCACAGTGTATCATGGGGCATTGAGAAGTTTACAGGAGGCTAAATGTGTAAAATACTTAGGACAAGGCAGGGATGCCTACCTCTATTTGACCGTAAGAACATCCAGAATCAGAGAGGTCAGGCGGTTTACTTAGGGTCATGTGGCAGGCATTGGCGGAATTTGGCCTACAACCCAAGGCTCCTGCCCTCATGTCTGTTACTCCTATTGGCCCCTGAGGAGGAGGTTTGCAGAGGGTCGGTGCTGTGGGTTGAAGGGGAATAGGCTTGGTGGGAGGCCTTTTGACCACCCTTAACCCCCACAGAGGTAGAGCGCCTGTGCTCTCATATAGCTTCTGTGCAATTGGTCTTGACTCAGCAGCTGGGCCCCATTCCACACTGTCAGCCTTCAGTTTTTGGGCCATTAACTGCAGCCCTGCTGGGGGCCAGACCAGATGGGTCTCCTCACTCTACACTCCATCCCCTATACACACTCCCCCACTCAGCACTTGTTGGTTCTGTATGTAActtgccatgtgaccttggacaaatgcTGTTCCTCTCTTGAGCCTTGTTCTGGCATCTGCACAATGAAGTCCTTGGACTCAGCCCTGGGGGTCCTGCCATCCTGCTGTCTGGTGGACCCACTCTGTGGATCCCCAGTACCCTTCCTACAACTCTCAGGCTCCAAGTCCACTGCGTGGCTCCCTCAAAACCCGAAGTTCCAAGAGATCTTTGGAGTTCCCCAGGTCAGTTGCAGGTCTGTGTCTGAATCCCAAAACATCCCTAAGGTGCTCATCCAGCCCACACCCACACTCCAGGAACAGGGAACTCATTCCATCCTGGGTGCACCTCTGGACAAATCTGGCAGTCAGGAAGTTCTTCTTGCCATTAAGCTGAGATCTGTCTCCCTGACCCTAGCCCTGACTTTTGGACTCCTAAATGTATCTGCCTCTCTGTCCTGTGAGTGCACCAAGAGCTTGAACCCCCCTGTGCTAAGTGTTTCACATGCCTTAGcccattgaatcctcacaaccctgtgaggttTAGGTACTGTTATTAGTCCCACTTAATGGAAGTTCTCCTGGAGGCTGaataatttgcccagggtcacaccaCACAGTTAGCAGGGCCCAAGTTTTGCTCTTAACTCATCATGCTTTCTAGATCTGTCTCAGCAGTGTTGTCCTCATTGGAGCTAGTCTGGAAATGGGTAGGGTGTTTTGAGTTCTCACAACGACTGGCATTTGGTGGGCTTGGGCTAAATTATATCATTACTGCTGTCCATGGATGTAGAGGCTTCTAAAGGGACtgatagaaaatatagaaaggaGACCTCCTGGATTAGGGCCAATCCTGCTGGGGTCTttaaggatgagtaggagttcgCCAAGTACAGAAGTGTAGGAGGACATTCTGGGCAGAAGAATCACCTAGAACAAAGGCCAGAAGGAGGTGTGGTACCTGACCAAGCCAAGAAGGGTGGTGAGCAGGCAGGGTCACTTAGGTCCACACGCTCCTCACCTGCTGTCTCTCCTTGTTTCCCCGGCAGACGGGGCAGTGGTGTGCATGCTCCAGTTCCCCAGCCCTAGCTGGTACTGGGATACGGTGACCAAGATCTGCGTGTTCCTCTTCGCCTTCGTCGTGCCCATTCTCATCATCACCGTGTGCTACGGCCTGATGCTGCTGCGCCTGCGCAGCGTGCGCCTGCTGTCGGGCTCCAAGGAGAAGGACCGCAGCCTGCGGCGCATCACGCGcatggtgctggtggtggtgggcgCCTTCGTGGTGTGCTGGGCGCCCATCCACATCTTCGTCATCGTCTGGACGCTGGTGGACATCGACCGCCGCGACCCGCTCGTGGTGGCCGCGCTGCACCTGTGCATCGCGCTCGGCTACGCCAACAGCAGCCTCAACCCCGTGCTCTACGCCTTCCTCGACGAGAACTTCAAGCGCTGCTTCCGCCAGCTCTGCCGCACGCCCTGCGGCCGCCCGGAGCCCGGCAGCTTCAGCCGCGCCCGCGAGACCACGGCCCGCGAACGGGTCACCGCCTGCACCCCGTCCGACGGTCCCGGCGGGGGGGCCGCCGCCTAAACCGCGCCGGCCCGGCCCGCCGCGCGCTCCTCCGGGGTGACCTGGACGTCACCCGGGCCCGCAGGGGGCGGGGCCGCGACGCGGAATGGGGCCGAATGGGCCTCTGGCTTGGAGAAGGGGGTCGGGCTGGAGCCGAGGTGGGGGCCGAGAGGCGGGGCCCCTGCCTTGGGGTGGGCCTCTGGTCTGGGGCGGGGCGAGGGGCGGACCGGGGGCGGGGCCTCTGGGCTGAGGGCGCGGTCGGCGGCTTTGGGTCCGGTGCGGGGAGCTAGCGACTCTTGGGGAGTGAGGCCCTGTGGCTCTGGGACCGGGCCGCTGAAAGGGACCTCTGCGGCGGGCCTCAACCTTGGGACAGCCTCGGGTTCTAGCCAGAGCCGGCCTTGCTGGCCTGGGACtcaggacccaggacccaggggGCCTTGGTGGAGACCGAGGCTTGAGAACAGGGCTGCAAGTCTGGGTCTCTGTGTGGTGGGGAAAGGCCTCTTCTGGGGGCAAAAGAGAAGGACAGGGGATGGTGGCCTCAACCTTGGGGTAGAGTCCCAGCCCCGAGTTCTAGCAAGAGGCGAGGTTGCTGAGGTCCAAGATCCAACTGGACTGTCGttatcaataaagagaaaaaaaatccagagggagagagaaacagtataCCTTTTCTGTCCTTGACAGTCATTTTCTTGGAATGGCCTCAGCATCGATGTAGTGTCCCCAGCACTTTGTCAGTGGGGCTTGGGACAGGAGAGTGGAGCAGGGCCAGTGTCTTCAGGCGAGGGTAGCAGGACAGGATCTCAGTTGAGGTAGGGGTTCTGTGGGGCTCAGAAGGAGGAGGTGCCAGTCGGCCTCTGTGCCAAGGAtggtgggtgggcagagggagaggcgaGGCTGGGGAACTTCTGCTTAGACATTAGGTCCTCGAGCCGGAGGGCAGATGCTTTTGGGGGTCCCGACTTATCTGCCCAGGTACTGGAGGACAGAGGACCGTGCTAGTGAGAGCCCCATGGATGGTAAGTGGCAACTGGGACTGGGTGGGGGCATCTGAAGGACCAGTGTGGACGTTTCCTCCTGCCCATCTTGGGTCTCTGATAAGAACCTCTAGGaaatcctcttccttctcccaacaCGTGGCTGCGCCCAGTGTATCCGGTGTTTCCAAGCAGCTGGAACTGCCCACACAGGGGCCTGTCTCTGATGGAACTGGGAGGAAGAAGGCTTTCCTAACTGCAGTGCTAGCGTCCATGTGTGTCCCTCAGGCCCCACTGCTCTGCTGCCCCCTTCCAGCTGCTGAGGGCAGGTCGTCCCAGAGCAAGGCATAGGAGTTTCTCTCTTCATGTGTTTGGCATTTTATTCAGGCATTCCCAGATCGTTGCTTTCCTATCAGGGTCTGTCCTTGTTCCCTGTGCCTCCCCCGTGCTTCacctcctctccccgccccttccccccacagACACTGCCTCAGTCCCACACCCCTGACTCCCTATTGAAGCAGTGAGCTGACATCCTTGtagaaacaaattaattttcttccctttttgggacagatggagagaaacTGACGTCTTTgtttcaaaccaaaaaaaaaaaaaagatacctcttCTCCCTTTGACAGTCACTTCCTTGGAACAAAAGCCGTTCCCTTGTCGGGGAGACTGTCACTCCAGCAGGGGCTGGACTAGCATTCAGGAGGTTGGGGGCTTAGGCACCAGGATGGGCGTTGGGCACATTAAGGGTAGGAATACCCTTAGTTGACAAAGCACAGCCCCCTTCTCAGGGTACGGACCCCAGAAGCTCCAGACCTAGGAATTTTCTTCCTCCAGGAAATGGCTTCAGTAGCACTTTGGAAGATGCAGAGCAGTGCCAGTGCCCCTAGAGACTTCTGTGTCTGAATGGGAGGGGAGTGTGTCAGCAAGGCAAGGACCCTCCTGGACACTCCTGATCATGTGGGACCCCTCCTGCTAATGCCTTGGAGAGATGTCAGAGAGAGGAGACAATTtagggatgggggggtggggagacttcTGAAGAAGGTGACATTGGACCCAGAGCTGTTGATTCTCCCCGCAAGGACTGTGTCCCCTTCAACTCTCTCAAGGCTGCTCTGGGTTTGCTCACTGCCATTTCCCATGGCTATAACAGATCTGGCTGCTTTTTTACTACTTCTCATACATAAATGTGTCCTGGGGTCTGCAGAGGCTGGGTCCAGACCATGTGCATTTAAGGTAAAGCAAACTTGTACCAAAATCAACTTGATGCCAGGCTGTGCACCCCAGGGATTGGGACTTGGATATAAGTCAGATATAGCCTGGCCCTCAGAAAGTTCAAGCCCAGGCTGGGAGACAAGGCATCAACAGAGCAGTGCATCTCAGTGTCATGGGGA
This genomic window contains:
- the OPRD1 gene encoding delta-type opioid receptor, which gives rise to MEPAPSADAALQPPLLANTSDAFPSAFPSEGANASGPPAARSASSLALAIAITALYSAVCAVGLLGNVLVMFGIVRYTKMKTATNIYIFNLALADALATSTLPFQSAKYLMETWPFGELLCKAVLSIDYYNMFTSIFTLTMMSVDRYIAVCHPVKALDFRTPAKAKLINICIWVLASGVGVPIMVMAVTRPRDGAVVCMLQFPSPSWYWDTVTKICVFLFAFVVPILIITVCYGLMLLRLRSVRLLSGSKEKDRSLRRITRMVLVVVGAFVVCWAPIHIFVIVWTLVDIDRRDPLVVAALHLCIALGYANSSLNPVLYAFLDENFKRCFRQLCRTPCGRPEPGSFSRARETTARERVTACTPSDGPGGGAAA